In the Sarcophilus harrisii chromosome 1, mSarHar1.11, whole genome shotgun sequence genome, one interval contains:
- the ZNF653 gene encoding zinc finger protein 653 — protein sequence MIVATSGRVPNNGRGCNRGGGGMAERTPEPEAETETGAEGEGSGEAAAEEGAAGRKARGRPRLTESDRVRRRLESRKKYDVRRVYLGEAHGPWVDLRRRSGWSDAKLAAYLISLERGQRSGRHGKPWEQVPKKPKRKKRRRRNVNCLKNMVIWYEDHKNRCPYEPHLAELDPTFGLYTTAVWQCEAGHRYFQDLHSPLKPLSDSENESDRVGNGLGAGSSDSSGSESDSDSDGRAQTVRASPVPAAPPPPAPEGSSSGLITQDGIHIPFEHHMDNLTAEQGTPLCHSPTTSGPESMETVVCVPVPVQVGTGHSALFDSVPQEALGEMVASCPVPGMVPGSQVIIIAGPGYDALAAEGIHLNVASGGGSGEEVPCAVIEGVAAYTQTEPEGRLPDPCGPTESMAFIETKKEKEELYVLKKEEKEELSSPELEELETVAENMEPEPEELDSNDMSAIIYEIPKEPEKRRRSRRGRATDADGLLEMFHCPYEGCSQVYVALSSFQNHVNLVHRKGKTKVCPHPGCGKKFYLSNHLRRHMIIHSGVREFTCETCGKSFKRKNHLEVHRRTHTGETPLQCEICGYQCRQRASLNWHMKKHTAEVQYNFTCERCGKRFEKMDSVKFHKLKSHPDHRPT from the exons ATGATCGTCGCCACTTCCGGTCGGGTTCCTAACAACGGGAGAGGCTGtaaccggggggggggggggatggcgGAACGGACGCCGGAGCCCGAGGCCGAGACGGAGACCGGGGCCGAGGGCGAGGGCAGCGGGGAGGCGGCGGCCGAGGAGGGCGCGGCGGGCCGCAAGGCCCGGGGCAGGCCGCGCCTCACCGAGTCCGACCGGGTGCGGCGGCGGCTGGAGTCCCGGAAGAAGTACGACGTGCGGCGCGTGTACCTGGGCGAGGCGCACGGGCCCTGGGTGGACCTGAGGCGCCGCAGCGGTTGGAGCGACGCCAAGCTCGCCGCCTACCTCATCTCCCTGGAGCGGGGGCAGCGCAGCGGACGCCACGG GAAGCCTTGGGAGCAAGTCCCCAAAAAGCCAAAGCGGAAGAAGA GAAGGAGGCGTAATGTGAACTGCCTAAAGAACATGGTGATCTGGTATGAGGATCACAAGAACCGCTGTCCCTATGAGCCTCACCTGGCAGAGCTGGACCCCACCTTTGGGCTTTATACCACAGCAGTGTGGCAGTGTGAGGCAGGACACCGGTACTTCCAGGACCTCCACTCACCTCTGAAGCCGCTCAGTGATTCGGAGAACGAGAGTGACAGAG TGGGCAATGGCTTGGGGGCTGGAAGCTCAGACTCCTCAGGCTCTGAGTCTGACTCAGATTCTGATGGAAGGGCTCAGACTGTGCGAGCCTCCCCGGTGCCAGCTGCGCCACCTCCCCCAGCCCCCGAGGGCAGCAGCAGTGGGCTCATCACACAGGACGGCATCCACATTCCCTTTGAACACCACATGGACAACTTGACAGCGGAGCAGGGCACACCCCTGTGCCACAGCCCAACCACCAGCGGTCCCGAGAGCATGGAGACTGTGGTGTGTGTGCCTGTGCCGGTCCAGGTGGGCACAGGCCACAGTGCCTTGTTTGACAGTGTGCCCCAGGAAGCTTTGGGCGAGATGGTGGCCAGCTGTCCTGTGCCAGGGATGGTGCCAGGCTCTCAGGTGATCATTATCGCGGGCCCTGGCTATGATGCTCTGGCAGCAGAGGGCATTCACTTGAATGTGGCCAGTGGTGGCGGCAGTGGAGAAGAGGTGCCCTGTGCTGTGATTGAGGGCGTGGCCGCCTACACCCAGACTGAGCCCGAAGGCCGTCTGCCTGACCCCTGCGGCCCCACGGAGAGCATGGCGTTTATAGAAACCAAAAAAg AGAAGGAAGAACTCTATGTCctcaagaaggaagagaaagaagagctgTCTTCCCCAGAACTGGAGGAGTTAGAGACAGTGGCTGAGAACATGGAGCCCGAGCCTGAGGAGTTAGACAGCAATGACATGTCAGCCATCATTTATGAGATTCCCAAGGAGCCTGAGAA GAGGCGGCGCAGCAGGCGGGGCCGTGCCACAGATGCTGATGGTCTGCTGGAGATGTTTCATTGCCCCTATGAAGGCTGTAGTCAGGTCTACGTAGCCCTGAGCAGCTTCCAG AATCATGTGAACCTTGTCCACCGGAAGGGGAAAACGAAAGTGTGTCCTCACCCAGGTTGTGGCAAGAAGTTCTATTTATCCAATCACCTTCGAAGGCACATGATCATCCATTCAG GTGTCCGAGAATTTACATGTGAAACCTGTGGGAAGTCCTTCAAGCGAAAAAATCACCTCGAGGTTCATCGACGGACACATACAGGAGAAACCCCTTTGCA GTGTGAGATCTGTGGTTACCAGTGTCGCCAGAGAGCATCCTTGAATTGGCACATGAAGAAGCACACGGCCGAGGTGCAGTACAACTTCACCTGTGAGCGCTGTGGCAAGCGCTTTGAGAAGATGGACAGCGTCAAGTTTCACAAGCTCAAGAGCCACCCTGACCACAGACCCACGTGA
- the ECSIT gene encoding evolutionarily conserved signaling intermediate in Toll pathway, mitochondrial isoform X1, with product MNCIRRTILAWDHSMGHHFLSRVASRHSPWQPEGNCLLQGLSQPQRGFHNSARRLTSDSDPVPMVRPPAVSTKALEPYEDFFEQATGGQRDKTGFSRAVKAFAQRDVRKRGHVDFIYLALRKMPEYGVERDLAIYNILLDIFPKEVFVPQNVLQQIFNHYPRQQECGVKVLDQMENYGVMPNKETEFLLLQIFGRKSHPMLKYLRLTYWFLRFKNINPFPVPKPLPKDPVDLARHSLERIAADLSAKVTVYQMPGPEDLGADPSQPHIVGIQSPDQQAALAQHNPTRPIFVEGPFPLWLQDQCLYYHVLRADLLPPEERQENKEIEPESNFYYPTQLDLDLDRGPWDDYEFDVDEVEEGPVFAMCMAGAHDQATLAKWIQGLQITNPGLARIPVVFRLGAVGGELQLAGHQERQDQHSQEQGEQQSPKEEEEPSPAPAGQRGQSGAFA from the exons ATGAACTGCATACGGAGGACCATACTAGCCTGGGATCACTCTATGGGACACCACTTCCTTTCCAGAGTTGCTTCAAGGCACAGCCCTTGGCAGCCTGAAGGAAACTGCCTTTTACAG GGCCTCTCCCAGCCCCAAAGGGGCTTCCACAACAGTGCAAGGAGACTAACCTCAGATTCTGACCCAGTCCCTATGGTGAGGCCCCCTGCAGTGTCTACAAAGGCCTTGGAGCCATATGAGGACTTCTTTGAGCAAGCTACTGGCGGACAGCGAGATAAAACGGGGTTTTCAAGAGCAGTCAAGGCCTTTGCCCAACGGGATGTACGAAAGCGGGGTCATGTTGACTTCATCTACTTGGCTCTGCGAAAGATGCCAGAGTACGGGGTGGAGCGTGACCTGGCTATCTATAACATCCTGCTGGACATCTTCCCCAAGGAGGTCTTTGTGCCTCAAAATGTACTGCAGCAAATCTTCAACCATTACCCCCGCCAGCAGGAGTGTGGAGTAAAAGTGTTAGATCAGATGGAAAACTATG GGGTCATGCCAAACAAAGAAACCGAGTTTCTGCTGCTACAAATTTTTGGACGAAAAAGTCACCCTATGCTCAAATATCTTCGCCTGACATACTGGTTCCTCCGATTCAAGAACATCAATCCCTTCCCGGTACCAAAACCACTTCCCAAAGACCCTGTTGACCTGGCCCGGCATAGTTTGGAGCGTATTGCAGCAGACTTGAGTGCCAAAGTCACTGTATACCAG ATGCCTGGGCCAGAAGATCTTGGAGCTGATCCATCACAGCCTCACATTGTGG GGATCCAGAGTCCTGACCAGCAGGCTGCCTTGGCTCAGCACAACCCTACTAGGCCTATTTTTGTTGAAGGACCCTTCCCATTGTGGCTTCAAGACCAGTGTCTTTACTACCATGTGCTTCGGGCTGACCTGCTGCCTCCtgaggagaga CAGGAAAACAAGGAGATCGAGCCAGAGAGTAACTTCTATTATCCCACGCAGCTGGACTTGGATTTGGATCGAGGACCCTGGGACGACTATGAGTTTGATGTGGATGAAG TGGAGGAAGGCCCGGTATTTGCCATGTGTATGGCTGGAGCCCACGATCAGGCCACACTTGCCAAGTGGATCCAGGGCTTGCAGATCACCAACCCAGGCCTGGCACGAATCCCAGTGGTCTTCCGTCTGGGAGCGGTGGGAGGAGAACTCCAGCTTGCCGGGCATCAGGAGCGCCAAGACCAGCACAGCCAGGAGCAAGGGGAGCAGCAGTCTcccaaggaggaggaggagccctCCCCAGCCCCCGCGGGGCAGCGAGGTCAGAGCGGAGCCTTTGCCTGA
- the ECSIT gene encoding evolutionarily conserved signaling intermediate in Toll pathway, mitochondrial isoform X2 produces the protein MNCIRRTILAWDHSMGHHFLSRVASRHSPWQPEGNCLLQGLSQPQRGFHNSARRLTSDSDPVPMVRPPAVSTKALEPYEDFFEQATGGQRDKTGFSRAVKAFAQRDVRKRGHVDFIYLALRKMPEYGVERDLAIYNILLDIFPKEVFVPQNVLQQIFNHYPRQQECGVKVLDQMENYGVMPNKETEFLLLQIFGRKSHPMLKYLRLTYWFLRFKNINPFPVPKPLPKDPVDLARHSLERIAADLSAKVTVYQMPGPEDLGADPSQPHIVGIQSPDQQAALAQHNPTRPIFVEGPFPLWLQDQCLYYHVLRADLLPPEERENKEIEPESNFYYPTQLDLDLDRGPWDDYEFDVDEVEEGPVFAMCMAGAHDQATLAKWIQGLQITNPGLARIPVVFRLGAVGGELQLAGHQERQDQHSQEQGEQQSPKEEEEPSPAPAGQRGQSGAFA, from the exons ATGAACTGCATACGGAGGACCATACTAGCCTGGGATCACTCTATGGGACACCACTTCCTTTCCAGAGTTGCTTCAAGGCACAGCCCTTGGCAGCCTGAAGGAAACTGCCTTTTACAG GGCCTCTCCCAGCCCCAAAGGGGCTTCCACAACAGTGCAAGGAGACTAACCTCAGATTCTGACCCAGTCCCTATGGTGAGGCCCCCTGCAGTGTCTACAAAGGCCTTGGAGCCATATGAGGACTTCTTTGAGCAAGCTACTGGCGGACAGCGAGATAAAACGGGGTTTTCAAGAGCAGTCAAGGCCTTTGCCCAACGGGATGTACGAAAGCGGGGTCATGTTGACTTCATCTACTTGGCTCTGCGAAAGATGCCAGAGTACGGGGTGGAGCGTGACCTGGCTATCTATAACATCCTGCTGGACATCTTCCCCAAGGAGGTCTTTGTGCCTCAAAATGTACTGCAGCAAATCTTCAACCATTACCCCCGCCAGCAGGAGTGTGGAGTAAAAGTGTTAGATCAGATGGAAAACTATG GGGTCATGCCAAACAAAGAAACCGAGTTTCTGCTGCTACAAATTTTTGGACGAAAAAGTCACCCTATGCTCAAATATCTTCGCCTGACATACTGGTTCCTCCGATTCAAGAACATCAATCCCTTCCCGGTACCAAAACCACTTCCCAAAGACCCTGTTGACCTGGCCCGGCATAGTTTGGAGCGTATTGCAGCAGACTTGAGTGCCAAAGTCACTGTATACCAG ATGCCTGGGCCAGAAGATCTTGGAGCTGATCCATCACAGCCTCACATTGTGG GGATCCAGAGTCCTGACCAGCAGGCTGCCTTGGCTCAGCACAACCCTACTAGGCCTATTTTTGTTGAAGGACCCTTCCCATTGTGGCTTCAAGACCAGTGTCTTTACTACCATGTGCTTCGGGCTGACCTGCTGCCTCCtgaggagaga GAAAACAAGGAGATCGAGCCAGAGAGTAACTTCTATTATCCCACGCAGCTGGACTTGGATTTGGATCGAGGACCCTGGGACGACTATGAGTTTGATGTGGATGAAG TGGAGGAAGGCCCGGTATTTGCCATGTGTATGGCTGGAGCCCACGATCAGGCCACACTTGCCAAGTGGATCCAGGGCTTGCAGATCACCAACCCAGGCCTGGCACGAATCCCAGTGGTCTTCCGTCTGGGAGCGGTGGGAGGAGAACTCCAGCTTGCCGGGCATCAGGAGCGCCAAGACCAGCACAGCCAGGAGCAAGGGGAGCAGCAGTCTcccaaggaggaggaggagccctCCCCAGCCCCCGCGGGGCAGCGAGGTCAGAGCGGAGCCTTTGCCTGA